A single window of Callithrix jacchus isolate 240 chromosome 6, calJac240_pri, whole genome shotgun sequence DNA harbors:
- the MSTN gene encoding growth/differentiation factor 8, with protein sequence MDFKIMQKMQLYVYIYLFMLIVAGSVDLNENSEQNENVEKEGLCNTCTWRQSTKSSRIEAIKIQILSKLRLETAPNISKDAIRQLLPKAPPLRELIDQYDVQRDDSSDGSLEDDDYHATTETIITMPTESDFLTQVDGKPKCCFFKFSSKIQYNKVVKAQLWIYLKPVKTPTTVFVQILRLIKPMKDGTRYTGIRSLKLDMNPGTGIWQSIDVKTVLQNWLKQPESNLGIEIKALDDNGHDLAVTFPESKENGLNPFLEVKVTDTPKRSRRDFGLDCDDLSTESRCCRYPLTVDFEAFGWDWIIAPKRYKANYCSGECDFVFLQKYPHTHLVHQANPKGSAGPCCTPTKMSPINMLYFNGKEQIIYGKIPAMVVDRCGCS encoded by the exons atggATTTTAAAATCATGCAAAAAATGCAACTCTATGTTTATATTTACCTGTTCATGCTGATTGTTGCTGGTTCAGTGGATCTAAATGAGAACAGTGAGCAAAACGAAAATGTGGAAAAAGAGGGGCTGTGTAATACATGTACTTGGAGACAAAGCACTAAATCTTCAAGAATAGAAGCCATAAAAATTCAAATCCTCAGTAAACTTCGTCTGGAAACAGCTCCCAACATCAGCAAAGATGCTATAAGACAACTTTTACCCAAAGCTCCTCCACTCCGGGAACTGATTGATCAGTATGATGTCCAGAGGGATGACAGCAGTGATGGTTCTTTGGAAGATGACGATTATCACGCTACAACAGAAACAATCATTACCATGCCTACAGAGT CTGATTTTCTAACACAAGTGGATGGAAAACCCAAGTGTTGCTTCTTTAAATTTAGCtctaaaatacaatataataaagTAGTAAAGGCCCAATTATGGATATATTTGAAACCCGTCAAGACTCCTACAACAGTGTTTGTGCAAATCCTGAGACTCATCAAACCCATGAAAGATGGTACAAGGTATACTGGAATCCGATCTCTGAAACTTGACATGAACCCAGGCACTGGTATTTGGCAGAGCATTGATGTGAAGACAGTGTTGCAAAATTGGCTCAAACAACCTGAATCCAACTTAGGCATTGAAATAAAAGCTTTAGATGATAATGGTCATGATCTTGCTGTAACCTTCCcagaatcaaaagaaaatggGCTG AATCCCTTTTTAGAGGTCAAGGTAACAGACACACCAAAAAGATCCAGAAGGGATTTTGGTCTTGACTGTGATGATCTCTCAACAGAATCACGATGCTGTCGTTACCCTCTTACTGTGGATTTTGAAGCTTTTGGATGGGATTGGATTATCGCTCCTAAAAGATATAAGGCCAATTACTGCTCTGGAGAgtgtgattttgtatttttacaaaaatatcctCATACTCATCTGGTACACCAAGCAAACCCCAAAGGTTCAGCAGGCCCTTGCTGTACTCCCACAAAGATGTCTCCAATTAATATGCTATATTTTAATGGCAAAGAACAAATAATATATGGGAAAATTCCAGCCATGGTAGTAGACCGCTGTGGGTGCTCATGA